The Bacteroidota bacterium DNA window TTTCCAGCACCAGGCCGAACACGCCCGCTTCCTCCAGCAGTTTTGCATCCGCTATCAGTTGGTTGGCCTCTTCGGTTTCGGTGGCCCGTACGGCATAGGTTCCGTATTTATATATACTCTGGGGCATTAGCCCCAGGTGGCCCATTACCGGTATCCCCGCGCTGATGATGCGCCGCACACTCTCGATAACAAAGGCACCGCCCTCTACCTTCACCGCATGGGCCCCGCTCTCTTTCATAATGCGAATGGCACTCTGGAGGGCATTCCGGCTATCCCCCTGGTAGGTGCCAAAGGGTAGGTCTACCACCACCAGGGCGCGGTCTACCCCCCGCACCACACTGCTGGCCAAAAAGATCATCTGGTCTAGCGTAATAGGCAGTGTGGTTTCGTGTCCGGCTATCACATTGCTCGCGCTATCGCCTACCAGCAGTACGTCTATGCCAGCACCGTCCAGTATCTGGGTCATGCTGTAGTCGTAGGCCGTAAGCATGCTGATCTTCTCGCCCCGCATTTTCATCTCATGCAGGCGGTGTGTGGTTACCTTTCGGTCGGCCCGGTCTCCCTTCTTCTG harbors:
- the panB gene encoding 3-methyl-2-oxobutanoate hydroxymethyltransferase; this translates as MSSYSQKKGDRADRKVTTHRLHEMKMRGEKISMLTAYDYSMTQILDGAGIDVLLVGDSASNVIAGHETTLPITLDQMIFLASSVVRGVDRALVVVDLPFGTYQGDSRNALQSAIRIMKESGAHAVKVEGGAFVIESVRRIISAGIPVMGHLGLMPQSIYKYGTYAVRATETEEANQLIADAKLLEEAGVFGLVLEKIPAKLAQTVTQTLRIPTIGIGAGPHTDGQVLVTHDMLGVNQAFSPRFLRRYADLHGVMTRAFQQYIADIKSGDFPNEAEEAY